In Synergistales bacterium, the following proteins share a genomic window:
- a CDS encoding DUF6305 family protein → MRIGIIALVMVGLLAGAAAAADVGLTSIGQSPDAMMVRVLLKQLGVDADFQKLMSGEDAAGYQAVIAVVGGSSKGMGAAGIDKQGEMDRAEAVLQTAREEGVHILVMHVGGSGRRGTLSDPLIELAVPYADELIVAKGGNEDGIFDELTQGMDIQIRYVDTVRDAKTPLEEILSGWSLL, encoded by the coding sequence ATGCGTATCGGAATCATTGCGCTTGTGATGGTCGGACTGCTCGCCGGGGCCGCTGCGGCCGCCGACGTGGGGCTGACCTCCATCGGACAGAGCCCCGACGCCATGATGGTGCGGGTGCTGCTGAAGCAGCTCGGCGTGGACGCCGACTTCCAGAAGCTCATGAGCGGCGAGGACGCCGCCGGATACCAGGCGGTGATCGCCGTGGTCGGCGGAAGCTCCAAGGGCATGGGCGCCGCGGGGATCGACAAGCAGGGGGAGATGGACCGCGCCGAGGCGGTGCTGCAGACCGCCAGAGAGGAAGGTGTCCACATCCTGGTGATGCATGTGGGCGGCAGCGGACGCCGGGGCACCCTCTCGGATCCCCTGATCGAGCTGGCCGTCCCCTACGCCGACGAGCTGATTGTCGCCAAGGGGGGCAATGAGGACGGCATCTTCGACGAGCTGACCCAGGGGATGGATATCCAGATCCGCTACGTCGACACCGTGCGGGACGCCAAGACGCCTCTGGAAGAGATCCTGAGCGGCTGGTCGCTTCTGTAG